The genome window CGTGTAACTCCTGGATGCGTCGCGCCTCGGGCATCGGCGAGAGCTCGTTTCGCATTCGCGCCTCTTCCTGGGCGACGGCTCGCTCGTAAGCGATGGCGGCGCCGGTGATGAGCCGCTCGGCCTTTCGGTTGGCCGCCTCGATGGCCATTCTCTCGTCGACGAGACGGTCCTGGAGGTCGGATTGGCGCTCGAGGCGGGCCTCTTCGACCGCGAGGTTGTATTTTTCGCGGGCTTCTTCCAGGGCTCGCTCGAGCTCGTCGTCGGCGTCGCGTCGGAGCCGCCTCTGTTCGGCGAGTGCCGCGCTTCGCGCCTTGTCGACCAAGAGCTCCCACCTCGCCTTGGCTTTGCGGATGGCCTCGTCCCTCTTGGCAAGCGCCTGCTGGCGCGCGTTTCGATGACGGCGCTCGTCGAGCTCCGATCGTTCGCGCCGATCCTCTTCGGCTGCCTGGATCTCTCGCGTTCGAGCATCGTCCGCCGCCTGAACGGCGTGGAACTGCACTTGCTTGGCTTTTTCGAGGCCCTTCTGGTAGCGGGCCAGGACGTCGGCCGCCGAGCCGAGCTCGAGCAATGCCAAATCCCGCTTCTTCTCCGCGGCGGCGAGCTCGCGAAGGCAGTTGGCTTCGAGGGCCGAAATCTCCTGTGACAAACGTAGCGTCAGATCGGACAGCGACTCCAGCAACTTGCGTCCTCCCGTCAACCCTTGCGCTCGCGGAACGAGCGATAATCCTCCGGCGTGTCGATATCGACACGAACTCCGGGCTCGGTCACCTGTACTTCGATTAGATCGTCTCCATGATCCCACACCACTTGCCGTGCGCCAACCGCTTTCGGTGCGCGAAGGAGCTCGGGAAAGACCGCCGCGGAGAAGAGCACCGGGTGGCCCCTTCGGCCCGATTGGACGGGAAGGAGGACGGGAGCCCCGGTCGCTTCGAAGCGGGTTATGAGTGTGTTTACGACGTCGGTCGTGATCCCGGGATGATCCACCGGACAGATGAGAGCGCCGTCAACGTCCGATTCCGCGAGGGCTTCGATCCCGCACTGTATCGACGACAACATGCCCTCGCGATAACGGGAGTTCACGACCTGCCGGGCCGAGGTGAAATCGACGACCTCACGAATCCGGTCGGGCTCGTGGCCCAGCACGACCACGATGGGCCTGGCTCGGGAGCTCTGGAGGACGTCGAGCAGGTGCTCGAGAAACGTCGTCTCGTGACTGCGCTCGAGTGGGAAGGGGAGGAGCGCTTTCGGCGAGCCCATTCGTCGTGACTCGCCCGCGCTCAAGATGAGGGCCGCTACCATTACCTCGTGACATAATAACGAACGTGCCCAGAAGTTACTCTCTGCTGGCCGACGTGATGGCGCGCGTCATCCCCGGAGACGCCAAGGACA of Vicinamibacteria bacterium contains these proteins:
- a CDS encoding nucleotidyltransferase family protein; translation: MVAALILSAGESRRMGSPKALLPFPLERSHETTFLEHLLDVLQSSRARPIVVVLGHEPDRIREVVDFTSARQVVNSRYREGMLSSIQCGIEALAESDVDGALICPVDHPGITTDVVNTLITRFEATGAPVLLPVQSGRRGHPVLFSAAVFPELLRAPKAVGARQVVWDHGDDLIEVQVTEPGVRVDIDTPEDYRSFRERKG